The stretch of DNA TTCGCAAAGGGCGGGTCGCGGCGCTGCGAGTTGGGCCAGCGCTGCTGCAAGATGTCGCTGTGTCGGTCTTGCCGCCAGAGCAAGAGTTTAGAGGCGGCTTTCTGGGCGGTAAGGTGTTCCAGCACTTTCAGCCCGACCTTTCGCTGGAGGAGCTGTGCTTGCAGTTTGACGCCGGCGCGATGGAAGCGACCGCCGATCACTAGCACTCCAGGCGACGGAAGACTTTTCCGATTCTAACCGTCAGGCAAAGCGCTCTCAGGTTTGCGGGCGTCGCTTCCGACCTTAGTATGAAGGGGAAACGCCCAGGCGATGACGTTGTTTCAAATTTAACCGACCTTATAATTACAACGTCAAGGTGTTTCGGTAGGAGTAATGCGGGTTGGCTGGTAAGCCCAAGATCCTCTGTTTGTGCGCACCAGGTGGGCAACACTCGGTTCTAGAGCAATTGCGCACCGACTACGACATTACGGAAGTGCAGACGCCGCTCCGCACTTTCGCCCTGTTGAAGAATCATGAATTTGACGGGGTCTACATCTGTACCGATTATTTCGAAGATTCCTCTCGTATCGGCAACCTTCTGCAGAACGAGCGAATCTTGGAAGGGATGCCCGACGGGGTTGCGATGCTCGATCGCGACAATACCGTACTCTGGGCGAACAGCTGTTTGCAGCGCTGGGCCGGTTGCGATGACGTAGTCGGCCGTAATTTTTATGGCGCCCTCAACAGTCCCGAAATCCTCGGCCCCGATTTCTGCCCGTTCCATACCGCTCTGACGTCGGGTCGTCCCAGCACGTCAACGCTGCGAACCGAAGACAATCAGTACTATCAGGTTCACGCCGCTCCGGTTCTCAACCCGAACGCGTCACCCAAGAACCTGATCGTCACGATCCGCGACGTCACCGAAGAAGTGCTGCAGCGGCAGAAGCTGGAAGCGATTCACAAAGCCGGCATCGAACTGGCCGACCTGACGACCGAAGAGATCTTCAATATGGAGGTCTCGGAGCGGATCGAACTGCTCAAGTCGAATATCCTGCACTACACCAAAGACCTGCTCAATTTCGACGTCATCGAAATCCGCGTCCTCGATCAACGGACCGGAGAGCTGGTCCCGCTCCTGTCGGTCGGCATTGATAAAGAAGCGGCCGAACGCGAACTGTACGCCCAATCGACCAACAACGGCGTGACCGGCTTCGTCGCGTCGACCGGCAAGAGCTACCTGTGTGAGGACACCCAGTCTGACCCGCTCTACCTGGAAGGTTTTAAGGGAGCGAAAAGTTCGCTGACCGTGCCGCTGATTCTGCACGACGCGGTGATCGGTTCGTTCAATGTCGAAAGCCCCGAACCGCGGGCCTTCACCGAGAGCGACCTGCAGTTCCTCGAAATCTTCTGCCGCGACCTGGCCCTGGCGCTGAACACGCTCGAATTGTTGTCGGCCCAGCAAGCCAATACCGCCCAGGCGAGCGTCGAAGCGATCCACAGCGCCGTCGCGCTGCCAGTGGACGAAATCCTGAACGACGCCGTCAACGTCATGGAGCGTTACATTGGCCACGATGAAGAAGTGGTCGATCGTGTCCGCCGCATCATTCAAAACGGCCGCGACATCAAGCGCGTCATCCAGAAGGTGGGCGAGCGGATGACGCCCAGCAAAGCGGTACCCGCTTCGGTTCAGGCCGAGGTACGTCCGCGTCTGCGTGGCGCCCGGGTGTTGGTAGTCGACGAGGACGAATCGGTACGCAGCGCCGCTCACGCTTTGCTCGATCGCTACGGCTGCGATATCGAAACGGCCCATGACGGGGCCGAAGCGCTCTGCATGGTCCGAGCCGGACTGCATGGCGCCGGTTACGATGCGATCATCTGCGACGTTCACCTGCCCGACATGTCAGGCAACCGCCTGTATCAGCGGCTGAAGGATATCGTCACCCCGGTTCCGATGATCTTGATGACTGGGTTTGGCTATGATCCGGGACACTCGATCGTGAAAGCTCGTCAGACCGGCCTGTTGCCCAACGCGGTCTTGTACAAGCCGTTCCGCCTGGACGACTTGCTGGCAACCGTCGAACGGATTATCGAAGCGTACGCCGATCAGGCTCAGACCGCCTCGCAATAACCTGCCTGGCGACTTGGCGGGCGAAGGCTTCCCTCTGCGGGGTTTCTGTTGTCCGGCGACTTTGGCCGCCACAACCCTGCGACAAAATGCACCATGTCTTCGCCGCTTGATCCCTCTCCGCTCGCCTGGCTGTTGATTCTGTTGGCCTTGGCGGGGCACCTGGCTCTGTGGTCGCGCATCCATTGCTACGTTCACTCGCTTCCCTGGAAGCAAACGGTGATCGACTGGTTCGAGCTGGCGATTGTGTTAACGACCGGCGTCGTACCGCTCGCCTACGTCGCTTACTTTATTTTTGCCCCCACTCTTGATTGGGCCGGCAGCGAAATCTGGTACCAGTTTCCCTTGCTCTACTTTTGGGCTTGCTGGACGGCCCTGGTGATCGCCTTTGGGCTGTGGGTGCAGCACCGCTTGGACGAACGTCATGCAGCTGGCTATTTCCAGAGCAAGCAGATCGGCGCGGTCGACCTGGTTCGTGAAGTCCCAATCGAAGAACTCGCGATCCCCAAGATACAGTTCGCCTATCGTTTCCCGGGCAATCAGATTCTGGAGTACGTCGTCACCGAAAAGGAGCTCTTCCTGCCGCGGCTGCCGGCGGCGCTGGAAGGGTATACGATCACGCATCTCTCCGACTTGCACCTGACCGGCGAATTTTTGCCCCCTTTCTACCAGCACGTCATGGAGCGGGCCAATGCGCTGCAATCCGAGATGATCGTCATCAGCGGCGATATCTTCGACAAGGACGTCTGCATCGGCTGGAGCGAGTCGACCTTGGGCAAGCTGACGGCGCCGGATGGGGTTCACTTTGTGCTGGGAAATCATGACACGCGTCTCGCCCAGGTGCAGCCGGCTCGCGATGAACTAAAGCGGCTGGGCCTGATTGACCTGGGGGGGCGATGGATCGAAAAGACGATTCGCGACACGCCGATTGTCTTGGCCGGCGATGAGGCGCCTTGGATGTCGACCGTGAAAGATGTCGAGCAGTGCCCCCTTGAGCACAATGGAGATCGACTCTTTCGCTTGCTGATCGCCCACACGCCCGACCGTTTGCACTTCGCCGCCGATCACGACTTTGACCTCGTGCTAGCGGGCCACAATCATGGCGGCCAGATCCGCTTGCCGGTGATCGGCCCGATGATCAGTCCCAGTCGCTATGGCGTCCGCTACGCCAGCGGCATCTTCTATGAACAGCCGACTCTGGTGCACGTCTCGCGTGGGCTGTGTGGAACGTTCCCACTGCGGATTCGTTGTCAGCCGGAGATTACGCGGCTGATTTTGCGCCGCAAGGCTTAGATAGACTCGCCTTTTACTTGCGAACGCACTGCCTCGCTGGCGCTGCGGGCTCGTGTTCCGTCTGGCGGAATGTCGAAGCCGACTACAAGTAAACCCGCCGGTTATAGATCCACCATTCGACCAGCAGCACCACGATTGCGGCGGCGACGATCCATTTCCAGAAGTCGACGCGAACTGGCTCCCAGCTGCTTTGCCCTTCGATCGGTTCGCCCCAGTCGGTGGCGATCGCCTCGGCGGGCAGAGTGTTCGTTTCCTGCGAGTCGAAAATGTTCACCGAGAAGCTTTGCGTGACGTCGGGACCGTTCCCTTCGCGGACATCGTAGGTCCCCAGCTGATCGGTTTCGCTGAAGCTGAACAGGTTTTTCCCTTCGCGGCCGATCTCGCGTACCCGACCGGTTGGCGGCGTTACCGAGACTTCTTCGACCGGCGTCGAAGTGCGCAGTTCTATCGGCACCCCAGGGCGAACTGACAGGTCGGCCGCGCCTTGGCGGACGTCGCCAAGATACTCAACCACGTTTTTCACAAACACCGGAAAGCTCTGGCGTTTCGGCCATTCGGTGTTGTAAAAGGTCGAACCATCTTTCTCGATCATAAACTGAAAGCCAAGGACCGCATCTTCAAAACCTTTGCGGGGGGCGATCGCCAACAGCGGGCCATGCTGCGAATCAATCAGCGTGGTTCCACCCTGCACTTCCACGGGAGTGGCGTAGCCGATCATGACGTTGGTCATTTCGATGAAGTTCATCATCGGGTGCGAATGGGCGATATCGATCACCTGCGGCACGGTCACCTCTTCCCCTAGCTTCCAATTGTCGCCAGGAGGAACGACGCCCAAAAAGAGGGTGCTCGACTCAGGCATGTCTTCAGGGACGCAGTTGTCGTAGATGATCAGATCGTAGACGCCGGTCGCCGCTTCTTGTTTGTATTGATCTTCTTGCAGATAGCTGGGGTCGACTGTCGTCACGCGGGCCAGACGCGTGATCGCCTCGGTCGCCATCGCCAGGCGGAAGTAATCGTTCCCCGTACTAACCATCAACACGTTCGCTTTGCGGGGCGGATTGATCGCGGCGTAGGCGACGTTATCGGCTTTCAGCACATCATCAACGTCGAGCGTCAGACGCAACTTGCCGGCGTCGAGCGTTCCCAGCTCAAACTGAATCCCCGCGGCGCCTTCGGCCGGCAGCTTGACCGTTTGGGCGTCGAGCAAATCGTCGTTGTAGTAAAGGTTCGCGACCACTTCGTCCGGAGCGTCCCCGACTCGTTCGATGCGGGCATACGCTTGCAGCTCATCATTGCGGTCCGGATTGCGCTGCGTGTTGAAGGCGACGATGCCGACGTTGCCGGTCAACGGATCGCCAATCGGCACGTAAATTGGCGCCAGGTTGCCAAAGGTGAAATCGGTAATCGCCGGAAAGCGGCCGTCGCTGAAGATATAGAGCGTCGCCGGTTTGGCGTCGGCCACGCCTGCGTCCCCTTCGCTGAAGGCCGATTGGCCCGGATTGGCCAAGCCTGATGCGACGCGGAGCGCTTCGCTGATGTTGCTGACCCGATTGGTTGGCTCGATGGCGGTCAGTTTCCGCTGCAAGATCCGGCGGTCGTCGGTAAAGGCCTGCTCGATCTTGGCGCGATCGGCAAAGCTGACCAGCATCGCGACGTCGCCTGACTGCATCTGGTCGATCATCTCCGCGATGCGTCGCTTCGATTCTTCGAGGCGGTTCTTGGCGTCAGGGACATCTTCGGCGGCCATGCTGGCCGAGTTGTCGATCAAAAAAACGAAGCGATCCCCGATTAGCTTTTGCCCCTGCATGCCAGGCCGCAGCGCCGCCAGAATCAACAGCAACACGAACAGCAACTGAAGAAAAAGCAGAATGCTTTGCCGTAGACGCTGCCAGAGACTGTTGACGTGCAGGTCCTCGATCGTGCGGCTCCAGAGATAGGTACTGGGCACTTCGAGCGGCTGCCGGCGAAGTTTCAGGAAGTAAAGGGCGACGATCGCCGCCGGCACAATCGCCAGCAACGTCCAGCCCAACCAACCTAGCGTCGGAAGAAACATTAACGCACCAGTCCTCTCTGTCGCAGATACGAGGAGACGACTTGATCAACCGGCATGTCGGTGTTGGCCAGCATGTAGGTCATGCCGCGTTTGGTGCAGAACGACCGGGCGCCTTCGACAAAGGCGTTGAGCGTCTTGCGGTACTTCTCTAGCAGCGGCCGGCTGACGGTGATTTCGGCGGCGTCTTCATCCTCGGCGTCGACCAATCGCAGATCCCCTTTCAGCTGATCTTCTGGATTCAGTTCGACCGGCGAAAGCGTATGGATCACGTAGACGTCCATCTGCTGTGCGGTCAGAAAGCGGAACGCCGCCTCGTAGCCGGACTTGTCCATCAGGTCGGTGATTAGGACCAGAACGCCCTTGCCTTGATTTCGCAAGCAGAACGATTTGACCGCTTCGAGCAATGAGACGTTTTCGCCCGGCTCGATCTGGTGCACATAGTCGAGCATCCGCATCAAGCTATGGCGTCCACGCAGGACAGGGCCGGGTTTGCGAATCGGCGTGCCAAACGTTTCGATTCTAACGCGATCGGCTCGGCAGAGACCGATGTAGCCGAGCGCCGCCGCCATCTGCTTGGCGAAGTAGAGCTTGGTCGGTTCGCCGAAGTCCATTGATGTGCTGGCGTCGATCAGCGTGAAAAAGTGGAGGTCTTCCTCTTCCAGGAAGAGCTTCAAGAAGAGCTTATCGAGCCGCGCGAACGTGTTCCAGTCGATGAAGCGGAGGTCGTCGCCATGCACGTAATTGCGAAAGTCGGCGAACTCGACGCTCTGCCCTTTCCGTTTGCTGCGGCGTTCTCCTTTCATCCGTCCACGAAAGATCTTCCGACTGACCAGCTCGAGCCGTTCAAGCTGGGCCAGCATCTTGGGAGATAGAAGATCGGCGGGCGATATGGTCGTGGCAGGCATACGCGTTCGTAGCGTCCTTAGCGAGAATCAGCGTCCAGGAATGGCGAAGCGAGGTAACGCCGCGACTAGCTGCTGACGACCCGGGCGGTAACCGGCTCGTCGTCGCTCTTCTCCGGAAGTTTTTCGAGGATCTCGAGCAGGACGTGATCGGTATCGAGTCCTTCGGCTTGGGCTTCGAAGTTCAGAATCACGCGATGGCGCATCGTCGGCAGGTAGACGCGGCGAACGTCCTCGAAGCTGACGTTGTAGCGGCCATCGAGCAAGGCACGCACCTTCGCAGCCAGCGCCAACGTTTGGGCGCCACGCGGGCTCGAACCCCAGCGTAGGTATTGGTTGGTGACCGGCAAGGCCATCGGCCCATCGGGATGGGTGGCCAGCGTCAGCCGCACGATGTAGTCCTGCACATGCTTGGCTAGGATCACTTCGCGGATCAGCTTCTGCCACTTCATGATCTCTTCGCCGTCCATCACCTTTTCCGGCTCGGCGAACGTTCCCTTGGTGGTCCGATCGATGATCGTCGCCAGATCTTCCGCCGTGGAGTAACCGACGACCAGCTTGAAGAAGAAACGGTCGAGCTGCGCTTCGGGCAGCGGGTAGGTTCCCTCTTGTTCGATCGGGTTTTGCGTCGCGAGCACGAAGAACGGCTTCTTCAGTTCGTACCGCGTGCCGCCGACGGTGACGCAGAATTCCTGCATCGTTTCGAGCATCGCCGATTGCGTCTTGGGCGTGGCGCGGTTGATTTCGTCCGCCAGGCAGATCTGCGTGAAGATCGGACCTTTTTGGAACTCGAACACGCGGCGACCTTCGGGGGTTTCCATCACCATGTTGGTCCCCAAAATATCTGCCGGCATCAAGTCAGGCGTGTACTGGATGCGATTGAACGGCAGATCGAGCGTCTGGGCGAGCGTCCGCACCAAGAGGGTTTTGCCGAGACCTGGCACACCTTCCAGCAGGCAGTGACCGCCGACGAACATGCAGGTCAGCACGCCATGAATGATCTCGTCGTGCCCGACGATGACGCGACCGATTTGCTCTCGCACTGCGTTGTACCGATTGCGGAATTCTTCCGCCTGTTGTTGCATCGTCTCGCCGACGCTCATGTCGCATTCCTCACGGGTGATTGGATGACGAGTCTATCTGGATGGGAGTTCGTATCGTCCGCGTTATTCTTGCGGCGGCTGATCGCCGCGTCCCTGCTGCTTGCGGGCCTTTTGCTTCGCTTTCAGCAACCGTGACGTGTAGTTGTCTTCTTCGCTCTCGGTCGCTTGCTGTTTGGGTTGAACGCGGCGTTCGAGCTTGGGGCCGCTGGTCGACAGTTCGTCGGCCACGGCGTCGCCTGATTCCGCAGCGGCGTCGTCCGATTCAAATCGAGTGCTGGCCCGCCGCTGATCAATGTCGGAGGCGACCTTCTCCTTGCTCATCCGCAGCCGTTCGAGCCGATCGTCTTGTTTGACTTCTTTGCCGAAGCCAAACAGGCGGCCGACATACTTAATCGCCGGGCTCAGCCACTGTAATCCTATCGTAACCCGGCGGATGAAAACGTCGTGAAAAAAAGCGATCGCACAGATTACCACCAACAGGGGCCAAATCGGCTGACTGCTGATCGCTTTGGCCAGATTATGTCGGAAGGTATCGACCTCGAGCAGGTCGTCGACGCGGCCCAGGGCCATTTTGCCTTCAATCATCGCCCCTTTTTCGCCCCCGGCTGGTTCTAGATCGGCCAGCGACTCCAGCAGATTGCGATTGGTAAATTGCTGGCGAAATTCAGCCGAGTAGGGGACATTCACCCCAGAGCGAAGTGGGGCCTGGCCGGGGCCCGGTACGAGCGACAGGAAATAGCTGCCCGACTCATCGGAATCGAACTCGCCGATGTAGCGGCCCGGCGCCACCTGTTCCAGACGAAAGTCGCGCGTCTCCATCCGCGGATCGACGGCGTTTCCGGAGATGTTCAGAAAGTTCAGGTATTCGTCATCCTCGCCGATCGCAGTGACGACGACGCGAACCTTGCCGTCCTTCGCTTCGCTGGCGATCGTGAATTTCCCCTCGTTGCCGCTGGGACGCATCGCCCAGCGAATCATCTGCGTATAGAACTTGTCGTACCCGTCCCAGCCGGTCCACTGGTTCGTCCAGCGGTGTCCGGAATCGCTGGTAAAGACGACGCTGCGTCCTAAGCCATACGTCCAACTGGCCAGCAGCGTGGCGTTCTCTGGATGCTGCGCTGGATCGGGGGCGATCAGCGCGACGTCGACCAGCGGGTTGTTTTTGACCGACGTCATCACGTAGCCGTCGAACGAAGGGAAGCCGTCGGCGCCAGTCGTGATCTCATGCGGGTAGCGACCGAGCGGAACCATGCCGGGATGATCTTTGACCAAGGGTTGCGCAATGCGGCGGGCTTCGCGCTGATAGATGCGCGGCAGCGCCTTGGGGTTGGTCACTTCGTAGTACTTGCCGCCGGTCGCCTTGGCGATTTTCTTCAGCTCCTGGCTGTTCGCCGGTCCATGGGTGCCGATGGCGACGGTCGTGACCTTGATCCCGGCTTTGGAAATCGCGCCGAGCGTCAACGGATTGGCAGGTGAGGGGTCGCCGTCACTGATGATAATCATGTGTTTGATGGCGACTTCATTGGGGGGCAACTGGTTGAAGGCCCGCAGCGCCATCTTCATCGACGGTTCGAACTGCGGCATGTCGCCCGGCGTCATTCGCGACATCTTGGCGAGCATACCGGCGCGATTGGGGCCCACGCGAATCAGCCCGTTGCCGTTGCTGGACCAGAGCCATTGGTCGGTGTTGCCGTAATGAATCAAGCCGCAATAGTCAGAGTTTCCGAGCGCCTGCAGCGCTTCGCGACCGATTACCTTTTGCCAGTAGTTGCCTTGCGGCAGTTCCGAGGCGTGCATCAACATCGCCAGCGCGCCAACCGGAACGACCTTCGCGTCTTTGATCGTAAAGTCGACCGGCATCGCTTTTTCGAGTTCGGTATTGGCCCAGCCGCCGGCGCCAAACGCCTGTGGCCCGCCGAGCATTACCAGCCCACAGCCCATCTGCTGTGTGTTGCGGACCAGCACGTCAATCTGCTGATCGCTAAAGCTGGCCAGATCGCCGGCTTCGGCTCCGCTCGAGCGAGGCGTGCCCGCCAAGATGACGCAGTCGTAGCGCTGCAGTTCGGCCAGCGTGGTGAACAACTCGTTGGTCGGCATCACGTCGACCTCCAGGTTGTTCAGCCGCAACCGTTCGACCAGCGTGTCGTATTCGCCAGGAGTGGTCCAATCCTCGATCAACAGAATATTGCCCTTGCCGCGGACATGCGTGAACGCGGTCGCGGCGTTGTTCTGCGTCATCGAGTCGTCAGTACGGTCTTCGGGGAAGAACTCCGCCTCGAAGGTGTAGAAGTCGGGGCGATCGATCACCTGCTCGAAAGTAAGCACCTTCTTGCCCGGCGGTAAGACGACCTCCTGTTCGGCAAGTTCCTCTTTGATCTTGCCCGCCTTGCGAGAGACGACCAGCTTGCCCCGGACGACGCCGTCGTTGTCAGGCGTCGGCTCGGTCATGTTGTTGATCACAACCGAAGTCCGAATCGGCTCTCCTTTCCGAATGTCGTCGGGGATCGTCACCTTTTCGACGGCGACTTCCGATCGGCTTGACAACTCGATCGGCGCCACGTCGAGTCCGATTCCGGCTGCGGCCAGCGAACGAGCGATCGGCTGCGCATCGCCGAGCGTCTGATTGCCATCGGTGACGACGACGATCCGTTTCGCTTCATCTTCCGAGAACGAAGCTTGCGCCAGCTTTAAGGCCGCCTCCAGGTTGGTTGCGTCGAGCTTGATATGGTCCAATCCGATCAGGCGGCGACGTCCAATTGGCACGTCATCTTCGTAGGGCGGAACTTCGATCGCCCCTTCGCGGCCAAAGACGATCACGCCCGCCCGATCGCCGCGCGCCGGTTGGCGGTGTTTTTTGACTTCCTTGGCGACGTATTGCGCCATCGCGGCCCGCTGCTCTTCGGGAATGCTGAGCGACTGGTCCAGCACGTAGATCACCGTCAGGCGATGATTGACGCGCAGAAACTGCGCTTCGGCCAGGGCGCAGATCAGCATCACCAAGACCGCCGACCGCAGGCCGAGCGCCATCAAGCGGCGGACGGGGCCCAGCCCCGCCAGACTGCGGAAGCTGAAATACCAAAGCAGCGGCAGCGTCGCCAATAGCCACAGCCAAGCCGGTTTGTTGAACGCGATGTCGATCCCGAACATGGTGCGCCCGCTTGGCAGGGAAAAGGTGACGAAGGGTACGAAACTGCTTCAGACGAAAAAACGTTGCAGCAGCGCCGTAGGAGATTCCGGAAAAGGTGGTCGCTTGTTCCCTCTATGGTACCGCTTGGAAAATCGTAAAGCGATAGCCGTTACGTACTTTGGGAAATTCTGTCGATTACAACGCGACCCGCTGTACCCGATGATTGTTGGAGTCGACTACATGCACGCGCCCCTGACTGTCGAGGGCCAGCGCCCAAGGGCAAAACAGTTGACCCGGTTCGCGGCCGTTGCCTCCCCACACGCCCAGGCTCTCGCCATCAAGAGTGAACTTCTGTAAACGATGGTTGCCGAACTCGATCACGTAGACGTGACCCTCGCCGTCGAGGACCAAGTCGTACGGATAGCTCAACTGTCCAGGCTCTTCGCCTTGGATTCCCCACATTTTGACCAGCACCGCCTGATCGCCGGTCGCGTCAAAGACCTGAATCCGGTGGTTGCAAGCGTCGGCGACCCAGATGCGGTCCTCGGCGTCGATGGCGATATTCTGCGGGCGAACGAACTGTCCCGGCTCGCTACCGTGTCCTCCCCATTCAAACAAATATTCGCCATCTGGGCTAAATTTTTGAATGCGGTCGAATTGGCCATATTCGCCGATGTAGTAATTTCCTTGCGAGTCCTGCACGGCGTCGGTCACAAATCCGAACTCACCAGGGCCATGTCCTTCGACGCCGCCGATCGTCTGCTCGTCTAGTTTGCGGCCGTCAGCGGTGTAAACCAGCATCCGGTTGTAGTGCGTGTCGGCGATCAGCAGGTCGCCCGCCTTATTGAACGACAAGCCTGAGGGTCGACCGCGATAATATTCCGGAATTTGCCAGGCACGCAAGAAAGTCCCGTCCCGGTCAAAAACCTGGATCCGGGCCGTCATATCGACGATGTACAAGCGGTCGTCGGCGTCGATGGCGACGGCCCGCGGCTTTTCAAACTTGCCGTTGGAGATGCCTCGCTCGCCCCAAACGGTCTCCAAACCGCCGGGTGAATCCAAACGGGGGACGCAACCGCCGAGCAGCCAGAGAAGCGAACAGAATAGGAGCAATTTGCGAAACATCCGCCTATTATTTCGCGAAAAGGGGGATAAGGGCAACGGTTCGGCCACAATATTGCCGATTTGGGGCTTCCACTTGTGGAGCGCGGCAGCAATTCCGTATAGTTAACTTTTGGCTAGACAATAACTTCGGGCAAGTAAGCCCCTAGCGGAGCGCAAGCGGCGAGCATGACAGTTCGGGTTATCGACGTAAAGGCGGCCGAAGACCGTCGCGACGTCATTCACCGTGCGGTTCAGTCCCTCGCCGAAGGGCAAATCGTCGCCTTTCCGACCGAAACCGTGTACGGCGTCGCCGTCTCGGCGCTCAACGGTGGGGCGATCGACCGCCTGATGGAAGCGAAAGGGCGTCCGAAAAATCAACCATTCGCGTTGGCGATTCGCAGCAAGGACGAATTGACCGATTACGTCCCGCAGGCGACGCCGCTGATGAAGCGATTGGCGATGCGTTGTTGGCCGGGTCCGGTCACGTTGGTGTTACCCTGCGATGATTCGCGCAGCGTGGTGCAAAGCCTGCCGCCGAGCGTCATTCCGTCGGTTTCCCCCAGCGGCTTTGTCGGACTGCGGATTCCTTCGCATGACCTAATTCAAGAAGCGATGCGGCTGTTGCCGGGGCCCCTGGCCCTGACCAGCGCCAATCGCTCGGGCCAACCCGACGCCGTTCGGGGGGGCGAGGTGACCGACGCGCTGGGCGATGCCCTGGGTTTGGTGTTAGACTGCGGCAAGTGTCGCTACGCTCAGCCGTCGACGGTCGTCCGCGTGGTCGGCAACAAGGTAGAGGTTTTGCGTTCTGGCGTCGTCTCGGAGAAAGTTTTGAAGCGTCTCAGCAGCTACTGCGTCGTATTCGTCTGCACCGGCAATACCTGTCGTAGTCCCATGGCCGAAGTGTTGATGCAAAAGCACGCCGCCGAGCGTTTCGATTGCAAGATCGAAGAGCTGGATGGGCGCGGCTTTATCGTCGCCTCGGCGGGTTTGGCCGCCTTCCCCGGCGGACGGGCGGCGCCAGAGGCCATCAAAGTTAT from Blastopirellula retiformator encodes:
- a CDS encoding metallophosphoesterase, which codes for MSSPLDPSPLAWLLILLALAGHLALWSRIHCYVHSLPWKQTVIDWFELAIVLTTGVVPLAYVAYFIFAPTLDWAGSEIWYQFPLLYFWACWTALVIAFGLWVQHRLDERHAAGYFQSKQIGAVDLVREVPIEELAIPKIQFAYRFPGNQILEYVVTEKELFLPRLPAALEGYTITHLSDLHLTGEFLPPFYQHVMERANALQSEMIVISGDIFDKDVCIGWSESTLGKLTAPDGVHFVLGNHDTRLAQVQPARDELKRLGLIDLGGRWIEKTIRDTPIVLAGDEAPWMSTVKDVEQCPLEHNGDRLFRLLIAHTPDRLHFAADHDFDLVLAGHNHGGQIRLPVIGPMISPSRYGVRYASGIFYEQPTLVHVSRGLCGTFPLRIRCQPEITRLILRRKA
- a CDS encoding hybrid sensor histidine kinase/response regulator, with amino-acid sequence MAGKPKILCLCAPGGQHSVLEQLRTDYDITEVQTPLRTFALLKNHEFDGVYICTDYFEDSSRIGNLLQNERILEGMPDGVAMLDRDNTVLWANSCLQRWAGCDDVVGRNFYGALNSPEILGPDFCPFHTALTSGRPSTSTLRTEDNQYYQVHAAPVLNPNASPKNLIVTIRDVTEEVLQRQKLEAIHKAGIELADLTTEEIFNMEVSERIELLKSNILHYTKDLLNFDVIEIRVLDQRTGELVPLLSVGIDKEAAERELYAQSTNNGVTGFVASTGKSYLCEDTQSDPLYLEGFKGAKSSLTVPLILHDAVIGSFNVESPEPRAFTESDLQFLEIFCRDLALALNTLELLSAQQANTAQASVEAIHSAVALPVDEILNDAVNVMERYIGHDEEVVDRVRRIIQNGRDIKRVIQKVGERMTPSKAVPASVQAEVRPRLRGARVLVVDEDESVRSAAHALLDRYGCDIETAHDGAEALCMVRAGLHGAGYDAIICDVHLPDMSGNRLYQRLKDIVTPVPMILMTGFGYDPGHSIVKARQTGLLPNAVLYKPFRLDDLLATVERIIEAYADQAQTASQ
- a CDS encoding vWA domain-containing protein, whose translation is MFLPTLGWLGWTLLAIVPAAIVALYFLKLRRQPLEVPSTYLWSRTIEDLHVNSLWQRLRQSILLFLQLLFVLLLILAALRPGMQGQKLIGDRFVFLIDNSASMAAEDVPDAKNRLEESKRRIAEMIDQMQSGDVAMLVSFADRAKIEQAFTDDRRILQRKLTAIEPTNRVSNISEALRVASGLANPGQSAFSEGDAGVADAKPATLYIFSDGRFPAITDFTFGNLAPIYVPIGDPLTGNVGIVAFNTQRNPDRNDELQAYARIERVGDAPDEVVANLYYNDDLLDAQTVKLPAEGAAGIQFELGTLDAGKLRLTLDVDDVLKADNVAYAAINPPRKANVLMVSTGNDYFRLAMATEAITRLARVTTVDPSYLQEDQYKQEAATGVYDLIIYDNCVPEDMPESSTLFLGVVPPGDNWKLGEEVTVPQVIDIAHSHPMMNFIEMTNVMIGYATPVEVQGGTTLIDSQHGPLLAIAPRKGFEDAVLGFQFMIEKDGSTFYNTEWPKRQSFPVFVKNVVEYLGDVRQGAADLSVRPGVPIELRTSTPVEEVSVTPPTGRVREIGREGKNLFSFSETDQLGTYDVREGNGPDVTQSFSVNIFDSQETNTLPAEAIATDWGEPIEGQSSWEPVRVDFWKWIVAAAIVVLLVEWWIYNRRVYL
- a CDS encoding DUF58 domain-containing protein, yielding MPATTISPADLLSPKMLAQLERLELVSRKIFRGRMKGERRSKRKGQSVEFADFRNYVHGDDLRFIDWNTFARLDKLFLKLFLEEEDLHFFTLIDASTSMDFGEPTKLYFAKQMAAALGYIGLCRADRVRIETFGTPIRKPGPVLRGRHSLMRMLDYVHQIEPGENVSLLEAVKSFCLRNQGKGVLVLITDLMDKSGYEAAFRFLTAQQMDVYVIHTLSPVELNPEDQLKGDLRLVDAEDEDAAEITVSRPLLEKYRKTLNAFVEGARSFCTKRGMTYMLANTDMPVDQVVSSYLRQRGLVR
- a CDS encoding AAA family ATPase, which gives rise to MSVGETMQQQAEEFRNRYNAVREQIGRVIVGHDEIIHGVLTCMFVGGHCLLEGVPGLGKTLLVRTLAQTLDLPFNRIQYTPDLMPADILGTNMVMETPEGRRVFEFQKGPIFTQICLADEINRATPKTQSAMLETMQEFCVTVGGTRYELKKPFFVLATQNPIEQEGTYPLPEAQLDRFFFKLVVGYSTAEDLATIIDRTTKGTFAEPEKVMDGEEIMKWQKLIREVILAKHVQDYIVRLTLATHPDGPMALPVTNQYLRWGSSPRGAQTLALAAKVRALLDGRYNVSFEDVRRVYLPTMRHRVILNFEAQAEGLDTDHVLLEILEKLPEKSDDEPVTARVVSS